A region of the Sinorhizobium arboris LMG 14919 genome:
ACCGCCTCGGCCCGGGAACTTGTCGAAATCGATCGGATTGCCGTGACGACAGGTCCAGGATCGTTCACCGGGATCCGTGTCGGCGTCGCCGCCGCGCGCGGCCTGGCGCTGGCGCTCGGAAAGCCCGCAGTCGGCGTCAGCACGCTCCGGGTCGTCGCCGAAGGCACCAGGCTGAAACAGGCTGGCCAGCCGGTGCTCGTCGTCATCGACGCGAAGCGGGACGAGTTTTACCTCCAGGCCTTCGATGCTTCCGGAAGCGCACAAGGCGAGGCTGAAATCCTGTCCGCCGAGGAAGCGCACGCACGCTTTTCCGGTTTCGCCGGCATCGTTTGCGGCTCCGGTGCCCGTGCGGTTACCGGCGCGGATGGCGACAGGACGGACACGATCGACATGGCGACCCTCGCCCGGCTGGGCGCCGCGGCCGATCCGGCTTCGGCGCGTCCGAAGCCGCTCTATCTGCGCGGACCCGACGCCAAACCCCAGGCCGGATTCGCCGTGACCCGCGCCTGACCGGAGACGCCAAGCGCCATTCGCCCCATATATTCTCCAGAATGTCCAAGAAGCGTCCCGATGAGCCTCACCGACTACTTCACCCGCCGCACCGAGTTCGACATTTTCCCGCTTGAAGAGGCCGATCTCGGCGCCGCGGCGGCGCTGCATCGCCAGCGCTTTGCCGCCGCCTGGAGCGACGGCGAACTTCACGGTCTCCTGACCCAGGACACGGTGTTCGGATTCGTCGCACGCCAGACCAATGGCAATGGCATGTTCCGGCCGGCTTTCGGCGGCTTCGTCCTGTCGCGGGCGGCCGCCGGCGAGGCCGAGATACTGACGATCGGGGTCGACTCCCGATATGCGCGCTCCGGGCTTGGCTGGCGCCTGATGCAGGCGGCGATGCGGGAGGCCGCCGTCAAGGGGGCCGAGGCTCTCTTCCTGGAAGTGGACGAGACGAACCAGGCCGCGATCAGCTTGTATGGAAAACTCGGCTTTCACAAGGTCGGCGAGCGCAAGGCCTATTATCAGGCGCGGCCTGGCGAGCGCAGCACGGCGCTTGTCATGCGGCTTGAACTTCGTTAGATCGCTTCACTGTTTCACGCAGACGGTGAAGCGCAGTTTGGAAGGTGCCTGCGGATGATCAATTGGGTGCGGGTCGCGATTTGCGGCATGCTGCTCGTGGTGATCTCGCTGGTGCTGATGCCGGTTCAGGTCCTTTGTCTGTGGCTCGACCTGAAGCCGCGGCGCTGGTTGCCTCGCTACTGGCATCGCGTCGCCTGCCTGCTGCTCGGCCTGCGGGTCCGCGTCCATGGCGAGCTCGACCGCCGGCGTCCCTTGCTCCTGAGCGCCAACCACGTCTCCTGGAAGGATATCCTGGTGCTTTCGTCGGTGGCGGACGTCGTCTTCGTCGCGAAGTCCGACGTCAAGTCCTGGCCGATATTCGGGGTGCTCGCCCGCCTGCAGGCGTCCGTTTTCGTGGAACGGGAGCAGAAGCGTACCACCGGTCACCAGGTCAATGAAATCGGGCGGCGGCTCGCCGATGGGGAGATCGTCGTGCTCTTCCCGGAAGGAACGACCTCGGACGGCAACCGGCTGCTCGGCGTGAAGACCTCGCTGTTCGGCGCGGCCGCGTCGGCCGTCCCGCAGTCGCCGACGGGCGTGGTCCACGTCCAGCCCCTTGCAATATCCTACACCGGCATCCATGGGATGCCGATGGGGCGTTATCATCGGCCGATCGCCGCCTGGCCGGGCGACATCGGACTGCTGCCCCATCTTCTCGGCGTGCTGAGAGAAGGCGCCCTCGATGTCGATGTCGATTTCGGCGAGGTGGTGGACTATGACCGGCTCGCCAATCGCAAGGAAGTGAGCCGCCGGATCGAGCAGCGGATCCGCAAAATGCTGTCGGATCGGCTGCGAGGGCGTTCTCGGCCCAGCGGGAAGGGCGAGACGGCTCCGGCGCTCTCCGCAGCGCCGGGCGCCTCGTAAGACGCGCAAGGGTTGCTGCCGCACTCTCAATTGCCTTATTCGGGGAGCACCTTGACACGATGGCCGGTACCGGCCCGCGCCGCGCCGCCCCGAAAATACTTCAACTTTGGGCCGCTATGCACTAAAGAACCCGCATGACCCAGGAAACCGCTTTTCTGTCGACGTCGCCCGAGGCGGGCGACCTGAACGTTCCGGCGCGCAAGGTCTTCGTCAAGACCTACGGCTGTCAGATGAATGTCTATGACTCCGACCGCATGTCGGATGCGCTTTCGCGCGACGGCTATGTTGCGACCGATGTTCTGGAAGATGCCGATTTCGTCCTGCTCAACACCTGCCACATCCGCGAAAAGGCGGCGGAGAAGGTCTATTCGGAGCTCGGCCGTCTGCGCGAGCTCAAGAAGGCGAAGGCGCGCGAGGGCCGCGAGTTGCTGATCGGCGTTGCCGGCTGCGTGGCCCAGGCGGAGGGCGACGAGATACTCCGCCGCGCGCCGGCGGTCGATCTCGTCATCGGCCCGCAAACCTATCACCGCCTTCCCGAGGCGCTTAAGCGGGCTCGCACCGGCCAGCGCATCGTGGAAACGGAATACGCCATCGAGGACAAGTTCGCCCATCTGCCGGCGCCCGACAAGGCGAAGACCCGTGCGCGGGGCGTCACGGCCTTCCTGACCGTTCAGGAAGGCTGCGACAAGTTCTGCACCTTCTGCGTGGTGCCCTATACGCGCGGTTCGGAAGTCTCGCGCCCGGTGGCGCAGATCGTCGCGGAGGCGGAGAAGCTCGTCGAGGGCGGCGTGCGCGAGATCACGCTGCTCGGTCAGAATGTCAACGCCTGGCACGGTGCGGGTCCGCACGGGCGCGAATGGAGCCTCGGCGACCTGTTGCGGCGCCTCGGCGAGATCGACGGCCTTGCGCGCCTGCGCTATACCACGAGCCATCCGCGCGACATGGACGACAGTCTCATCGAGGCGCACCGATCCATGGCGAAGCTGATGCCCTATCTGCACCTGCCGGTCCAGTCTGGCTCGGACCGTATCCTGAAGGCGATGAACCGGCGCCATACGGCTGCCGAATATCTGGCGCTCGTCGGGCGCATTCGTGCGGCGCAGCCCGACCTTGCGCTTTCGGGCGATTTCATCGTGGGCTTCCCCGGAGAGACCGAGAAGGACTTCGAGGACACGCTT
Encoded here:
- the tsaB gene encoding tRNA (adenosine(37)-N6)-threonylcarbamoyltransferase complex dimerization subunit type 1 TsaB, translating into MLVLAIDTSGSGCFAAVYDDRSGELLSCAGADIGRGHAERLMEFVDEALTASARELVEIDRIAVTTGPGSFTGIRVGVAAARGLALALGKPAVGVSTLRVVAEGTRLKQAGQPVLVVIDAKRDEFYLQAFDASGSAQGEAEILSAEEAHARFSGFAGIVCGSGARAVTGADGDRTDTIDMATLARLGAAADPASARPKPLYLRGPDAKPQAGFAVTRA
- the miaB gene encoding tRNA (N6-isopentenyl adenosine(37)-C2)-methylthiotransferase MiaB, which encodes MTQETAFLSTSPEAGDLNVPARKVFVKTYGCQMNVYDSDRMSDALSRDGYVATDVLEDADFVLLNTCHIREKAAEKVYSELGRLRELKKAKAREGRELLIGVAGCVAQAEGDEILRRAPAVDLVIGPQTYHRLPEALKRARTGQRIVETEYAIEDKFAHLPAPDKAKTRARGVTAFLTVQEGCDKFCTFCVVPYTRGSEVSRPVAQIVAEAEKLVEGGVREITLLGQNVNAWHGAGPHGREWSLGDLLRRLGEIDGLARLRYTTSHPRDMDDSLIEAHRSMAKLMPYLHLPVQSGSDRILKAMNRRHTAAEYLALVGRIRAAQPDLALSGDFIVGFPGETEKDFEDTLRLVEEVNYAQAFSFKYSTRPGTPGAELKEQVPEDVKAKRLEILQALLVKQQRGFAEACVGREIDLLLEKPGRMQGQLVGRSPWLQPVNVDAKASQIGDIIRVRITKAGPNSLFAEMIGESDARS
- a CDS encoding lysophospholipid acyltransferase family protein, which produces MINWVRVAICGMLLVVISLVLMPVQVLCLWLDLKPRRWLPRYWHRVACLLLGLRVRVHGELDRRRPLLLSANHVSWKDILVLSSVADVVFVAKSDVKSWPIFGVLARLQASVFVEREQKRTTGHQVNEIGRRLADGEIVVLFPEGTTSDGNRLLGVKTSLFGAAASAVPQSPTGVVHVQPLAISYTGIHGMPMGRYHRPIAAWPGDIGLLPHLLGVLREGALDVDVDFGEVVDYDRLANRKEVSRRIEQRIRKMLSDRLRGRSRPSGKGETAPALSAAPGAS
- a CDS encoding GNAT family N-acetyltransferase — its product is MSLTDYFTRRTEFDIFPLEEADLGAAAALHRQRFAAAWSDGELHGLLTQDTVFGFVARQTNGNGMFRPAFGGFVLSRAAAGEAEILTIGVDSRYARSGLGWRLMQAAMREAAVKGAEALFLEVDETNQAAISLYGKLGFHKVGERKAYYQARPGERSTALVMRLELR